A region from the Algoriphagus machipongonensis genome encodes:
- a CDS encoding M14 family metallopeptidase: protein MKTTKIIVGLAFSAMSLTSIETNAQENFFQAVGTPYNPKVEIAFNRYYSYEGLVDKMEKIAAAHPDIAKIESIGKSYEGQDMMTLTITDFSTGKDTDKPAMWIDGNIHSNEVQGGEFSLYAAWYLTEMHADNEFIKQLLRDKTFYITPSINPDARNNFFREPNTANSPRSGMMVLDNDGDGQNGEDGMDDLDGDGHITMMIRKSPTGRYIKDPQDPRKLIMVGADKVGEYEILGQEGTDGDGDGRVNDDGVGYYDPNRDWGWNWQPDYIQRGALRYPFSLPENRNVMEFVMEHPNIAGAQSFHNSGGMILRGPGAEEDLGTYNRDDIRIYDAIASKGEEMIPGYRYLTVYKDLYSVFGGELDWFYGTRGVFTYSNELMTSYLYFHKNGQGGRNQDEMYEVDELLTMGDAFVMWHEFEHPQFGEVEIGGFKKTFGRAHPGFLLEQDAHRNAAFTIYHAYHTPKLSVLDVKEEDLGGGLKAITATIFNERLMPTHASQDLKYKIERPDYVTIEGVNVVAGFIVEDEDFNKFTEQKNNPTRIEVANIPGMTGVKVKWIVSSGSNYSINVDSAKGGKASWKK, encoded by the coding sequence ATGAAAACAACAAAAATAATCGTTGGGCTGGCTTTTAGTGCTATGAGTCTGACAAGTATCGAAACGAATGCTCAAGAAAATTTCTTCCAGGCAGTAGGAACTCCTTACAACCCAAAAGTAGAAATCGCATTCAACCGCTATTATTCTTATGAAGGGTTAGTAGACAAAATGGAAAAAATTGCTGCTGCCCATCCAGATATTGCAAAAATTGAATCCATAGGTAAATCATATGAAGGTCAAGATATGATGACCTTGACTATTACTGATTTTTCCACTGGGAAGGATACTGACAAACCTGCCATGTGGATCGATGGAAACATTCACTCCAATGAAGTTCAGGGGGGAGAATTTTCTTTGTATGCAGCCTGGTATTTGACAGAGATGCATGCTGACAACGAATTCATAAAGCAACTCCTGAGAGATAAAACATTTTACATCACTCCATCTATTAACCCAGATGCGAGAAACAACTTTTTCCGTGAACCAAATACTGCTAACTCACCAAGATCAGGTATGATGGTGTTGGATAATGATGGAGATGGTCAAAATGGTGAAGATGGAATGGATGATCTAGATGGCGACGGACATATTACGATGATGATCCGGAAATCTCCAACGGGAAGATATATCAAAGATCCTCAAGACCCTCGCAAACTGATCATGGTTGGCGCTGACAAAGTGGGTGAGTATGAGATTCTAGGTCAAGAAGGTACTGACGGTGATGGTGATGGACGTGTCAATGACGACGGCGTAGGTTATTATGACCCAAATAGAGACTGGGGTTGGAACTGGCAGCCAGATTATATCCAGCGAGGCGCTTTAAGATATCCATTTAGCCTTCCAGAAAACCGAAATGTCATGGAGTTTGTGATGGAGCACCCAAATATTGCAGGGGCGCAAAGTTTCCACAACTCTGGAGGTATGATCTTAAGAGGCCCTGGTGCGGAAGAAGATTTGGGAACCTACAATCGGGATGACATCAGGATTTATGATGCCATTGCTTCAAAAGGAGAAGAAATGATTCCAGGCTATAGATACCTAACAGTCTATAAAGATTTGTATTCAGTCTTTGGAGGTGAATTAGATTGGTTTTATGGAACCAGAGGCGTTTTCACATACTCCAATGAGTTAATGACCTCCTATCTTTATTTCCATAAAAATGGCCAAGGCGGAAGAAATCAAGATGAGATGTATGAAGTTGATGAGCTTCTAACCATGGGCGATGCATTTGTTATGTGGCATGAATTTGAGCATCCGCAATTTGGAGAGGTAGAAATCGGTGGTTTCAAAAAGACCTTTGGAAGAGCACATCCAGGCTTTTTATTAGAGCAAGATGCGCATAGAAATGCTGCATTCACTATCTATCACGCATATCATACTCCAAAACTTTCTGTATTAGATGTTAAGGAGGAAGACCTAGGAGGCGGATTAAAAGCAATCACTGCTACAATATTTAATGAGCGCTTGATGCCAACTCACGCTAGCCAAGATCTTAAATACAAGATCGAGAGACCTGACTATGTCACGATTGAGGGAGTTAACGTAGTAGCAGGCTTTATTGTAGAGGATGAAGATTTCAACAAGTTTACTGAGCAAAAGAACAATCCAACCAGAATAGAGGTTGCCAATATCCCTGGAATGACCGGAGTAAAAGTGAAGTGGATCGTTTCTTCTGGTTCCAATTATTCCATCAATGTGGACTCTGCTAAAGGCGGAAAAGCAAGTTGGAAGAAATAA
- a CDS encoding M14 family metallopeptidase: protein MRKSLLTSLLVGSLGLSMSAFAQSDYPSLSQIDQRLKQISSNSAATLTSLTKTEGGKDIWALKIGTGEMDEKPAIAVVGGVEGYQLISVELALQFAEKLTAEHGDALEKTTFYVFPNMSPDAYEQYFSSVKYERRGNAATVDHDRDGVASENGYTDLDGNGMITWMRVEDPMGDYVISKEDDRVLEKANKSKGESGQYSLYKESKDDDQDGEFAEDLEEGIAFNKSLTYKFPVFEPLAGDMPVTQVETRALLDYLYNQWNIFAIVTFSPANNLSSPLKYNAGGANKRVVTSILEKDQAINAMVSDLYNETISQKAFKQNNQGTDGDFFQWAYFHFGRLSFSTPGYWTPEFKEKTNAEANLLAWADSLGWENTFTPWKEISHPDFPNQKVEVGGVNPFMMDNPPYEKAAEIAEEHTDFLLQLASKQPNLELHNLKTEDLGKGLTRVTVDLFNNSPIPTHSQMGERSRWLRKIRVDIETPAEDLISGDKIKLIDSIGAYEKVELSWIVKGNGNLSIKAGAAHTGIATKNIKL, encoded by the coding sequence ATGAGAAAATCATTACTAACCAGCCTTCTGGTGGGAAGTTTAGGCTTGTCGATGAGCGCCTTTGCGCAATCAGACTATCCTTCACTTTCGCAAATTGACCAGAGACTTAAACAAATCAGCTCAAATAGCGCCGCTACATTAACCTCACTTACCAAAACAGAAGGAGGCAAGGATATCTGGGCTCTGAAGATCGGTACTGGAGAAATGGATGAAAAACCTGCCATTGCAGTGGTCGGCGGTGTAGAAGGATATCAGTTGATCAGTGTGGAATTGGCACTTCAATTTGCTGAGAAATTAACAGCAGAGCATGGAGATGCATTGGAAAAAACCACATTTTATGTTTTCCCAAACATGTCTCCTGATGCCTATGAGCAATATTTTTCTTCCGTAAAATACGAGCGCAGAGGAAATGCTGCTACCGTAGATCATGATCGGGATGGAGTAGCATCAGAAAATGGATATACCGATCTTGATGGAAACGGCATGATCACATGGATGAGAGTAGAAGATCCTATGGGAGACTACGTTATCTCAAAAGAAGATGATCGGGTTTTAGAAAAAGCCAACAAGTCTAAAGGTGAATCAGGACAGTATTCCTTGTACAAAGAATCCAAAGACGATGACCAAGACGGTGAGTTTGCAGAAGATTTAGAAGAAGGAATTGCCTTCAACAAATCCCTGACTTACAAATTCCCGGTTTTTGAACCCTTGGCTGGTGACATGCCAGTAACTCAAGTAGAAACCCGTGCGCTGCTAGACTATTTATACAATCAATGGAATATTTTTGCGATTGTTACATTTTCTCCTGCCAACAACCTTTCTTCTCCGCTTAAATACAATGCAGGAGGCGCAAATAAAAGAGTTGTCACTTCGATTCTAGAAAAAGATCAGGCGATAAATGCAATGGTTTCGGACCTTTATAATGAGACGATTTCACAAAAAGCATTTAAGCAAAATAACCAGGGTACAGATGGGGATTTCTTCCAATGGGCTTACTTCCATTTTGGTAGACTTAGCTTCAGTACCCCGGGCTATTGGACTCCAGAATTCAAGGAAAAGACGAATGCTGAAGCTAACTTATTAGCCTGGGCAGACTCGCTGGGATGGGAAAACACTTTCACTCCATGGAAAGAAATCTCACACCCAGACTTCCCAAACCAAAAAGTTGAAGTTGGGGGTGTCAATCCATTTATGATGGACAACCCTCCTTATGAGAAAGCAGCTGAAATAGCAGAAGAACATACAGACTTCTTATTACAGCTTGCTTCCAAGCAACCAAATCTTGAGCTGCATAACCTAAAAACAGAAGATTTGGGTAAAGGACTAACCAGAGTAACGGTAGATTTATTTAATAACTCTCCAATCCCAACCCACTCACAAATGGGAGAAAGATCCAGATGGTTAAGGAAAATCAGAGTGGATATTGAAACTCCTGCTGAGGATTTAATTTCAGGAGATAAAATCAAATTGATCGATTCCATTGGCGCTTATGAAAAAGTAGAGCTTAGCTGGATCGTGAAAGGAAATGGAAACTTATCCATCAAAGCGGGTGCAGCCCATACAGGCATTGCAACAAAAAACATTAAACTCTAA
- a CDS encoding universal stress protein has protein sequence MYHKIALAIAFSPRIEALLSETNRLVNLFDSQLVLIHVGKRSDEREAKLQGLIEKANLSAEKTKVIWKEGKPVKMIIEACHEEEIDLLVAGALKNESIFTYYLGSVGRKIIRKAPCSVLTLIEPKLETTGFSQIVFNGTQAQITPFLIKQGIDFAKKVDADQIFILNEIKMYGLQMGTAAEDSEQEVAHTRRQLVQDEIKYVEGILGKLDQGDLKINIKVTGGRWAIELARFSEKIGADLLVVGDEHKLNFFDRIFPHDLEDLLSTLPCNLLIVKK, from the coding sequence ATGTATCATAAAATAGCCCTTGCCATAGCCTTTTCCCCTAGAATAGAGGCTTTGTTATCTGAAACAAACAGGTTGGTGAACCTATTTGATTCCCAATTAGTGCTCATACACGTGGGTAAAAGATCCGATGAAAGAGAAGCAAAGCTTCAGGGGCTCATTGAAAAAGCAAATCTAAGTGCCGAGAAAACGAAAGTTATCTGGAAAGAAGGCAAACCGGTGAAAATGATCATCGAAGCCTGTCATGAGGAGGAAATTGACTTGTTGGTAGCAGGTGCATTAAAAAATGAAAGCATTTTCACTTACTACTTAGGCTCTGTAGGGAGAAAAATAATTAGAAAAGCACCCTGTTCAGTTTTGACTTTAATTGAACCTAAATTGGAGACAACAGGTTTTTCTCAAATAGTTTTTAATGGTACACAGGCACAAATCACCCCTTTCCTAATTAAACAAGGGATCGATTTTGCAAAAAAGGTAGATGCGGACCAGATTTTCATTTTAAACGAAATCAAAATGTACGGATTGCAAATGGGGACTGCTGCAGAAGACTCTGAGCAGGAGGTAGCCCATACAAGACGTCAATTGGTTCAGGATGAAATCAAATATGTAGAAGGGATTTTGGGAAAACTTGATCAAGGAGATTTGAAAATAAACATAAAAGTTACAGGGGGCAGATGGGCCATAGAACTGGCGCGATTCAGTGAAAAAATAGGAGCTGATTTATTGGTTGTTGGGGATGAACATAAGTTGAATTTCTTTGATAGGATTTTTCCTCATGATTTAGAGGACCTTTTGAGTACTTTACCTTGTAATCTTCTTATTGTAAAAAAATAA
- the hemH gene encoding ferrochelatase, with amino-acid sequence MVKTGKTGVLLVNLGTPDSTATGDVRKYLREFLMDGRVIDIPAVSRWMLVNLIIAPFRAPKSAAEYRKLWEGRGSPLLFHTVDVTEKLKSKLDSSEYVVSMGMRYQSPSIESALEELMKAKVKKIIVVPLFPQYASATNGSVIDKVMEIARGWQIIPEITFVNNFIDHPLFLKAWKELGEDMMKDKEYDHYLFSYHGLPERQIKKGSVDNYCKLGACCNKYGPSNQFCYRAQCFQTTRLISEQLGLPKEKVTTCFQSRLGKDPWVQPYTEDMIKKLSSDGIKKVLVFSPAFVADCLETTVEVGQEYKEQFEEQGGEHWDLVPSLNSKDTWVDCLVDMVHSKS; translated from the coding sequence ATGGTCAAAACCGGAAAAACTGGCGTTTTGCTAGTGAATTTGGGAACTCCAGATAGCACTGCAACTGGAGATGTCAGGAAATATTTGCGTGAATTTTTAATGGATGGTAGGGTGATAGACATCCCTGCTGTTTCTAGGTGGATGTTGGTAAACCTGATTATTGCACCATTTAGAGCACCTAAATCAGCAGCAGAGTATAGAAAACTCTGGGAAGGTCGAGGATCTCCACTGCTTTTTCATACGGTGGATGTGACCGAGAAATTGAAATCTAAACTTGATTCATCAGAATATGTGGTGAGCATGGGAATGCGGTACCAAAGCCCTTCAATAGAATCCGCTCTTGAAGAGTTGATGAAGGCTAAAGTGAAAAAGATTATTGTGGTGCCACTTTTTCCACAATACGCTTCTGCTACCAATGGCTCAGTGATAGATAAAGTGATGGAGATTGCAAGAGGTTGGCAAATAATCCCGGAAATTACTTTTGTAAATAATTTCATTGATCATCCCTTGTTTCTCAAAGCGTGGAAGGAATTAGGAGAAGACATGATGAAGGATAAGGAATATGATCACTATTTATTTTCTTACCATGGCTTGCCTGAGCGTCAAATTAAAAAGGGGTCAGTAGATAACTACTGCAAACTTGGGGCTTGTTGTAATAAATACGGCCCTTCCAATCAGTTTTGCTATCGGGCCCAATGTTTTCAGACCACACGCTTGATATCTGAGCAGCTTGGCCTGCCAAAAGAAAAAGTGACCACCTGTTTTCAATCTCGCTTAGGAAAAGATCCTTGGGTGCAGCCTTATACAGAGGATATGATCAAAAAACTTTCTTCAGACGGGATCAAAAAAGTACTGGTATTTTCTCCGGCCTTCGTTGCGGATTGCTTGGAAACCACCGTGGAAGTAGGGCAGGAGTACAAAGAGCAGTTTGAAGAACAAGGTGGTGAGCATTGGGATTTAGTGCCAAGTCTTAATTCCAAGGATACTTGGGTTGATTGTTTGGTGGACATGGTGCATTCAAAATCCTAA
- a CDS encoding cation:proton antiporter → METLNHKEVINLLLQLAAMLILARVFAELARKFKLPAVVGEILAGIILGPTILGTLMPVAHEYLFSSHEMSNIALDGFVQISVVLLLFIAGLEVELQVVWNQGKNALKIAVASMVLPIIAGFVLAYAFPEFLGVNINDRIVASTFFGLAISITALAVVARILMDLGIFKTQTGLLIIAAAMIVDILGWIVFSVILSLSESGSDGLGVWPTIGLTLFFTFFMLTLGKGMINRVLPWINKNLAWPGGLLSLSLAICFIAASFTEFIGIHAIFGAFIIGVALGDSEYLTEKAKEILHQFINNIFAPIFFVSIGLKVNFVEAFDPGVTGVVVIVGLLAKYFGAYLGGRYAGINRKESIIVGFGLSTRGSMDIILGLIALETGLVSESLFIGLVILALISSIGSGPLINWAQKLKI, encoded by the coding sequence ATGGAAACGTTAAACCATAAGGAGGTTATTAATTTACTCCTCCAACTAGCAGCCATGCTGATCTTAGCAAGAGTATTTGCTGAGTTAGCCAGAAAATTCAAACTCCCAGCAGTGGTAGGGGAGATTTTAGCCGGAATTATTTTGGGACCTACCATTTTGGGAACCCTAATGCCCGTAGCACATGAGTATTTATTTTCTTCTCATGAAATGTCCAATATTGCTTTGGATGGCTTTGTGCAGATTTCAGTAGTACTCTTATTATTTATAGCAGGTTTAGAGGTAGAGCTGCAAGTGGTATGGAATCAAGGTAAAAACGCCTTAAAAATCGCTGTGGCCTCCATGGTATTACCGATTATAGCAGGCTTTGTCCTTGCCTATGCCTTCCCTGAATTTCTTGGAGTGAACATTAATGACCGGATAGTTGCATCCACCTTTTTTGGATTAGCTATTTCCATAACGGCTTTGGCCGTGGTCGCGAGGATTTTGATGGATTTGGGCATTTTCAAGACCCAGACAGGGCTATTGATAATTGCTGCAGCCATGATAGTTGATATCCTTGGATGGATCGTGTTTTCGGTGATTTTGTCTCTTTCAGAATCTGGAAGTGATGGACTCGGAGTTTGGCCAACGATTGGGCTTACGCTCTTCTTTACTTTCTTTATGCTAACCTTGGGGAAAGGGATGATCAATCGTGTTTTACCTTGGATCAATAAAAATCTAGCTTGGCCCGGGGGCTTATTATCCCTGTCACTTGCTATATGTTTTATTGCTGCTTCATTTACTGAGTTCATTGGAATTCATGCTATTTTTGGAGCATTTATTATTGGTGTAGCCCTTGGAGATTCTGAGTACTTAACAGAAAAAGCAAAAGAGATATTGCATCAGTTTATTAACAATATTTTTGCTCCGATTTTCTTTGTCTCAATAGGTTTGAAAGTGAATTTTGTGGAGGCTTTTGACCCAGGAGTAACAGGAGTAGTTGTGATTGTGGGTTTATTGGCAAAATATTTTGGAGCTTATTTGGGAGGAAGGTATGCAGGAATCAATCGAAAGGAGTCCATAATAGTGGGTTTTGGATTGAGTACGAGAGGAAGTATGGATATTATCCTGGGATTGATAGCCTTAGAAACTGGATTGGTCTCCGAATCCTTATTTATAGGACTCGTAATTTTGGCACTAATTTCCAGTATTGGATCTGGTCCTTTGATCAATTGGGCACAGAAGCTGAAGATCTAA
- a CDS encoding DUF4252 domain-containing protein, which produces MKKLIILPFILMAFVMKVQAQDDAIQKFFSKYMEDDRFSRVYISPKMMQMAGGFLKSNSDSDQDAEDLGTLIQKVKGIRILSSEEVDGTSLYKEAMSTLTKNKYEELMDVQDKGSSLKFMVREEGGLVRELLMLSGDKDGEFTLLSMLGAFTYEDLNMLAEKTDIPGMDSYSKGSKSKN; this is translated from the coding sequence ATGAAAAAGTTAATCATACTACCCTTCATTTTGATGGCTTTTGTAATGAAAGTTCAGGCCCAAGATGATGCCATACAGAAGTTTTTCTCTAAGTATATGGAAGACGATCGATTTTCGAGAGTCTATATCTCACCGAAGATGATGCAAATGGCAGGAGGCTTTTTAAAAAGTAATTCTGATTCAGATCAGGATGCTGAAGATTTAGGGACTCTTATTCAAAAAGTAAAAGGCATACGAATCTTGAGTTCAGAAGAGGTCGATGGTACCTCCTTATATAAGGAGGCAATGTCCACACTTACTAAGAATAAATATGAGGAACTGATGGATGTACAGGATAAAGGTTCCAGCCTGAAGTTTATGGTAAGAGAAGAAGGAGGTCTGGTTCGAGAGCTTTTGATGCTTTCAGGGGATAAGGATGGAGAGTTTACTTTGCTCTCCATGTTGGGGGCGTTTACCTATGAAGATCTCAATATGCTAGCAGAGAAAACGGATATACCGGGAATGGATTCATATTCCAAGGGGAGCAAATCAAAAAATTAA
- a CDS encoding DUF4252 domain-containing protein, translating into MKKLILTLTLIVSVMAVQAQSKSVKALYEKYKGEDDFFHMELGGNFMNFAEGFKIDLDEDDMATVARSIEKLNFFTLPDRIDASRIEFKSLQKGLEKERYDLLMEASEGSGGVLVYSKGNRTISDLVVLVGGDDGDLMVVELKGEFDSETLAKATSKGIH; encoded by the coding sequence ATGAAAAAGTTGATTTTAACATTGACGCTGATTGTCTCAGTGATGGCAGTTCAAGCGCAAAGTAAAAGCGTAAAAGCTCTCTATGAAAAATATAAAGGAGAGGATGATTTTTTCCACATGGAGCTAGGAGGCAATTTTATGAATTTTGCTGAGGGATTTAAAATTGATCTTGACGAAGATGATATGGCTACTGTAGCAAGGTCTATTGAGAAGCTAAATTTCTTTACTCTACCAGATAGAATAGATGCGAGCAGAATTGAATTTAAATCTTTGCAGAAGGGACTGGAGAAAGAGCGATATGACTTATTAATGGAAGCATCTGAAGGAAGTGGGGGAGTTTTGGTGTATTCCAAAGGAAATAGAACTATTTCAGATTTGGTTGTGCTCGTAGGTGGAGATGATGGGGACTTAATGGTGGTAGAGCTAAAAGGTGAATTTGACTCCGAAACTTTGGCAAAAGCTACAAGCAAAGGAATTCACTGA